From the genome of Treponema peruense:
TTGACACAGAAAATTCAGGCAGTAATTTCGGTATCGCAAAAAATAAGACATTCAACAATGAGCAGAATAGGTGAAACTTCATTTATTGAAGAGCCGCAGAAAAAAACAGAAAAGCAGCATGCAGTTCAGGATAATCCCAAAGACAGCACCGGCAATCTTGACAGTTTTGATCTTTCGGCAAGAGAAAAACAGATTGCACTTCTTATAGCAGAAGGAAAAACAGACAAAGAGATTTCTGCGGAACTCAAAATTTCTCCGCTTACAGTTGCTACACACAACAAGAAAATCTTCAAAAAAATAAATGTACACAGCCGTGTTGAGTTAATGCAAAAACTTCGGTAAAATGCAGAATGCGAGGTAAACGTATATATGTCAGGAAATACATTTGGTGAAATATTCAGAGTAACAACTTTTGGTGAAAGCCATGGAGCCGCGCTTGGATGCATAATTGACGGCTGCCCTGCAGGAATTAAAGCAGATGAAGAATTTCTTCAGCACGAAATGGACAGAAGAAAACCAGGTACAAAGGGAGCCGCAGTTACAGCAAGAAACGAAAGCGACAAGGCAGAAATTCTTAGCGGCGTGTTCGAAGGAAAAACTACAGGAACACCGATTGCAGTTCTCATAAGAAATTCAAACCAGCATTCATCTGACTACAACAATATCTGCGACAAATTCAGGCCGGGTCATGCAGACTACACATACTTTATGAAATACGGCATACGCGATTACAGAGGCGGCGGACGTTCGAGCGGGAGAGAAACCTGTGCCAGGGTTGCTGCAGGTGCATTTGCAAAAATGCTGCTTAAAGAACAAGGCATTTCAATTTGTGCCTACACAAAAGAAGCAGCCGGAATAAAATGCAGTAAAACAGATGAATCCCAGATAGAAAAAAATTTGATGCGTGCTCCAGATTCAGACGCTGCAGCCATTATGCAAAAAAGAATCGAAGAATTAAAAAAAGAAGGAGATTCCGCCGGCGGAATAATTGAATGTGTAATCAGAGGAGTTCCGGCAGGACTTGGAGAACCTGTATTTGACAAAATAGATGCTGTTCTTGCACACGCAATGCTTTCTATAGGAGCTGTCAAAGGAATTGAATTCGGTGCTGGGTTCGATGCAGCGGAACTTACAGGAAGCGAAAACAATGATTCCATGAAAAAAGATGCAGTCTTTGCTTCAAACAACGCCGGCGGAATTCTAGGTGGAATTTCACGCGGTGACGAAATAATTTTCAGGGTAGCAGTAAAACCCGTTCCCAGCATTTACAGGGAACAAAAAACAGTCGATACTTCAATGTCTGAATGCAGCATAAAAATCGAAGGTCGCCACGATGTATGCCTTTGCCCAAGAATTATTCCCGTAGTAGAAGCAATGGCAGCAATTGCAGTTGCAGATTTAAGTCTCAGAAACAGAAGTTCAAAATCGGAGTAACCGGCAATGCACATTAAATCAAAAGAAACATTTGCTTCTTTTCTTGCGGGTTTGGCAATCTCTATTTTTATTGTCACACCCGTAATTTTGAATTTATTCAATATACTTTACCCAAAAGAATGTGAATCCCTTGCAGGACAAAGTCAGAATGAATTCCAGAAAAAACTCGACACACTTTTTCCCGAAAGACTGCAGATTGTAAAAGAACTTCCGTACAAAACTGTTCCGGCAGAAATTCCCGTACATGCACAGAGCGCAATTCTTATTGATGCACAGACAGGAAATATTCTCTATAAAAAAAATGCAGACGAACTTATTCCCCCGGCTTCAATGACAAAACTTGTAGAAATGTATGTTGTTCTTGATGCTACAGAAAAAGGTAAAATATCGCTCGACGATAAGGTTCCCCTTCCGCCTCAAAGCTGGGCAATCAATCTTCCGCGTGACGCTTCAATAATGTTTCTGGCACAGGGACAGCAGGTTACTCTCAGAGAACTTCTTCTTGGTCTTTCCATTGCAAGCGGAAACGATGCGTCAATAGCAGTTGCAAATTATGTTGCCGGCAATATGGAAGATTTTGTCATGCAGATGAACAGCACCGTAAATGAACTTGGTCTTAAAAACACAAAATTTGTAGAATCAAGCGGTTACAGTGAAAAGAACATTACTACAGCAAAAGAATTTGCTGCTTTCTGCAAAGTTTATATAGAAAGATTTCCGTTTGCAATAAATGACTTTCACTCACAAAAAGTGTTGCGCTATCCTCTGGAACACAATCTGCCTCAAAGCCAGCGCGCGCAGGGTGACGGTCAGGCTGTAGTCCAATACAACACAAACAAACTTCTTGGAAAACTGGAAGGCTGCGACGGGCTCAAGACAGGCTTTATCTACGAAAGCGGTTACAATATTGCGCTTACTGCAAAAAGAGGAAACCGCCGCTTTATTTCAGTAACAATGCGCGGTCCCGGAACAGGTTCTGCAGAAGGAAACAAATACAGAAACGAAGATGGAACAGCCCTCATGGAATTTGCATTCAGAAAATTTGCGCCGTACACAGACAGTGAAGAAAGAAAATATTCTGTTCCTGTTCTTGGCTCAAAGGT
Proteins encoded in this window:
- the aroC gene encoding chorismate synthase; protein product: MSGNTFGEIFRVTTFGESHGAALGCIIDGCPAGIKADEEFLQHEMDRRKPGTKGAAVTARNESDKAEILSGVFEGKTTGTPIAVLIRNSNQHSSDYNNICDKFRPGHADYTYFMKYGIRDYRGGGRSSGRETCARVAAGAFAKMLLKEQGISICAYTKEAAGIKCSKTDESQIEKNLMRAPDSDAAAIMQKRIEELKKEGDSAGGIIECVIRGVPAGLGEPVFDKIDAVLAHAMLSIGAVKGIEFGAGFDAAELTGSENNDSMKKDAVFASNNAGGILGGISRGDEIIFRVAVKPVPSIYREQKTVDTSMSECSIKIEGRHDVCLCPRIIPVVEAMAAIAVADLSLRNRSSKSE
- a CDS encoding D-alanyl-D-alanine carboxypeptidase family protein, giving the protein MHIKSKETFASFLAGLAISIFIVTPVILNLFNILYPKECESLAGQSQNEFQKKLDTLFPERLQIVKELPYKTVPAEIPVHAQSAILIDAQTGNILYKKNADELIPPASMTKLVEMYVVLDATEKGKISLDDKVPLPPQSWAINLPRDASIMFLAQGQQVTLRELLLGLSIASGNDASIAVANYVAGNMEDFVMQMNSTVNELGLKNTKFVESSGYSEKNITTAKEFAAFCKVYIERFPFAINDFHSQKVLRYPLEHNLPQSQRAQGDGQAVVQYNTNKLLGKLEGCDGLKTGFIYESGYNIALTAKRGNRRFISVTMRGPGTGSAEGNKYRNEDGTALMEFAFRKFAPYTDSEERKYSVPVLGSKVNSVNLVPAEDASFSVPFITGTDAEDCAKKVRTEINIPSYIYGQVQQGAPYGQIVYKIDDTLLKSVPLVADRDSSRRFSLWSVAAKIIAEFIL